Genomic segment of Variovorax sp. OAS795:
CGCCAGCACATGGCCGGGCGGTGTCGCGGCCAGGTTGTTGCCGACCAGCTGCACGCCGATGCGCAGCGCAGGCAGGCGGGCGTCGTCGAACGAGCGCAGCCCGCGGGAGGCCGTGGCACCGGTGTCGTGCTGCACGAAGACATAGGTCGAGCGGTAGTAGGGCCGCGTGGTCAGCAGGCGCTCGTCGCCCGCGGGCACGCCGATGACCACGTCGCAGGCATTGGCGCCAAGCGTCTTGCGCACGAAGCCGCGGCGGTCGGGCAGCCACGCGTACTGCAGCGGCAGGCCGAGGTCGTCGGCGAGCAGGCGCGCGATGCGGTTCTCGAAGCCGCTCTGGTCCTCGCGCGAGTAGGGCAGGTTGTCGGGCTCGGCGCAGACGCGCAGTGCCGCGGGCATGCCGGCTGCAACAGGCTCCTGCGCGCACAGCAGCGCGAGCAGGGCGGCGCATGCGGCGCGCGCAAGATCAGTCGGGCAGCTTGAAGACATAGAGCTTGCCGCCCTTGCGCGTGGCCGTGGGCAGGTCCTTCATGGCGTTGGCGAAGCCGAGCGCGGCGGTGCCGTCGCGCGCGTCGAGGTCTCCGGAGACCACCGCGCCGGCCCAGCCCCCGACACCCGAGAGCACGGCCACGTACTGCTTGCCGTCGGGGCCGCGGTAGGACACCGGCTGGCCGATGATCCCGGAGTCGGTCTTGAACTCCCAGCGCACGGCGCCGGTGTGGGCGTCGAGGGCCTTGAACCAGCCGTCCATGGTGCCGTAGAAGACCACGTCGCCGGCGGTGGCGAGCGCGCCGCTCCAGACCGGAAAATTCTCTTCCTTCGACCACCTCGCCTTGCCGGCCACAGGGTCCCATGCGGTGAAGCGGCCGCGGTGGCCGCCCGGTCCGCCGTACATCCGCGCCTCGGTGCCCACATAGGGCGTGCCCGCGATGTAGCTCACCTGGGAAGACTGGCTGTCCTGGCACAGGTTCTGGTGCGGGATGTAGACCAGGCGCGTGCGCGGTGAATAGGCCGAAGGCTGCCAGTCCTTGGCGCCGGGCGAGGCCGGGCAGATCCCGCGGATGGTCTTGCCGACCTTCGGCTCCTTGGTGGGGTCGTAGCGCAGGCGCCCCGTCTTCAGGTCCACGCCGGACGATGTCGTCACCTTCACGAAGGGCTGGGCCGACAGCACCTCGCCGCTCGCGCGATCCATCACGTAGACGTGGCCGTTGCGGTCGGGGTGGACCAGCACCTTGCGCGCCTTGCCGCCCACCTCGGCATCGATCAGGATGTTCTCGTTCACGCCGTCGTAGTCGTGCAGGTCGTGCGGGCTGAACTGGTAGAACCAGACCGCCTCGCCGGTGTCGGGCCGGCGCGCGAAGATGCCGGCGGTCCAGCGGTTGTCGCCGGGGCGCTGTTCGGGATTCCACGGGCCCGGATTGCCGGTGCCGTAGTAGATGAGGTCCAGCCCGGGGTCGTACGAGATCCAGCCCCACACATTGCCGCCGCCGATCTTCCAGGCCCCGGGCGGCCACGAGCTCACCCCCAGGTCCTTGCCGCGGTCCTGCGCATAGAAGGACTTGAACTGCGGGCCGATCAGCACGTCGCTGTCGGGCCCGGTGCTCCATGCGCGCCAGGCGATCTTGCCCGTGGCCGCGTCCAGCGCGGTGAGCCAGCCGCGCACGCCGAACTCGCCGCCGCTGTTGCCCACGAGCACCTTGCCCTTGACCACCAGCGGCGCCATGGTCATGGTTTCGCCGGCGCGGATGTCGCCGAGCTTCGCGCGCCAGAGCTCGGTGCCGCTGGCCGCGTCGACCGCGATCGTCTGGTTGTCCAGGGTGTTGAAGAACACGCGGCCATCGGCATAGGCGGCGCCACGGTTGACCTGGTCGCAGCAGGCCACGCCTTGCGAGCCGGCGTCGGGCTTGGGCTCGAACTTCCACTTGAGCGGCGCGCCGGGCTGGGTGAGGTCGAGCGCGAAGAGCACGTTGGGGTAGGGGCCGACGATGTACATCGTGCCACCGACCACCAGCGGCGCCGCCTCGTGTCCGCGCACCACGCCCGTCGAGAACGTGAAGGCCGGCTGCAGCTTCGAGACGTTGGCGGCCGTGATCTGGGCGAGCGGGCTGAATCGCGTGCTCGCAGGGTCGCCAGCGGCCATCGTCCATTCGCCTTCGCCGGGCGGCGGGGTGTCCGCCGGGGCCGCCGGCTGTGCGAAGGCCATTGCGAACGGCAGGAGGCCGCCGGCCAAGAGGCCGGTCCATCCTGCGCTGTGCTTCTGTGTGTGGTTGTGGCTTCGCATGGACTGTCCGTCCGACAGGGGAGTAGCAGCAACTTAGCTGCGCACGGGCCGGCCGCTGTAGGGCCGCAGGCCGACCGGCCATCGGCCCCCATTGATGAGCGGACCGGGGCGCTTGCCGCTGCTTAGCGGGGCGGCATGGCGCCGGGGGCAGAGTGCGCGGGCGCGTCGCCCTGCAGCAGCCGTGCGGCGGCCGCGAGCGCCACCACCAGGTAGGCGAGTCCGGCCGGCACCCACATGATCAGCCCGCCGAGGCGCTGGTCCTCGAGCAGGTCGAAGCCGAGCGCCGGCGTGCTCGCCCCATAGGCCGGGTACCAGGGCACGGTGGAGAAAGTCAGCAGTGCGCCGAGAGCGCCGGTGTGCACCATGGTCGTGAAGAGATACAGCATGGAACTGCCATGCCCTGCGCGCGAGGCCCCGCCCAGCGGCGGCCACCAGAACAGCAGCGCCGTCACCAGAAAGCTCGCATGCTGCAGGGTGTGCACGCCCGGGCTCTGCAGCGCGGCCTCGAAGAACGGCGGCAGGTGCCAGACCCAGAGCGCGAGCCCGTGCAGGGCCCAGGCGACCGGCGCACAGGTCAGCACGTCCCAGGTGGCCGCCACGGCCGGCAGCCGCACGAAGCGCCCGGCCGGGGCACGCCAGGCCATGGGCAGCGCCCAGGTCCAGACCGCCAGGGGCCGGCCGATCACGAGCAGCGGTGCCGCCAGGATCATGAGCACCTCGTGCTGCACCATGTGCGCGGAAAAAAGATGGCCGCCGAGCGCATCGAGCGGCGAGACCAGCGCCACCACCAGCGCGAGCCAGCCGGCGCCGAAGGACGCGGCGCGCGCCATGCCGAGCCCGCGCCCCGCGCCCGCCTTGCGCCACAGCCGAAACAGGCCGGCCGCGTACAGCAGCAGGCTCGCGCCGAGACAGGCCAGCACCCAGGGCTCGAAGCTCCATCCGATCGCGGCCACGGGCGCGTCCGCGGGCTGCGGTGCATGCGCGCCCGCGAGGGGCGGGGCGAGCAGCAACAGCAGAAGCAGCGCGGCGCGTGCGATGCGCCGCGAGCCGGTCGGCGGCATCACGGGTGGCATGCGCCGTAGTCTGGACTAACTTGGCCGATTCTGCAGCGCGTCGAGAGCGCTCCAGGTTTCAAGGATCAGCGTCTCGATGTCGTGCACCTGGCGGCCCGTCGCCGCGGCCACGCTCTGGCGATAGGGCGGCATGTTCGTGCATTCGAGCACGATGTGCTCGACGGTGGGATCGGCCTCCACCAGGCGCATGGCCGCTTCGACCACGTTGCGCTGCGCTTCGGCGAGGTCCAGCACCGTGTCGTCGTTCAGGATGCGGCGATGGAGCTCGCAGCCGGGGCGCAAGCCCGCCACCGGCGTTCCCTCAGGGACACCCGCGGCTTGCAGAATGCGCGGCGTCAGTGAATGCGCATCGAAAGTGACGATGCCCGGATGGGCGTGGCGCCGCACCTGCAGCAGGCTCGAAGTCACGACCGGCACAGGGACCGCGTCGGACAGCAAGGCCTGGTACGCGGCCAGGAAGCCGCAACTGGTGGTGATCATCGACGCACCGTCGGCGGCGAGCCGGACCGCGGCCTCGATGAAGGGCTGGATCAGCCGCGGGTCGGCCTGCTCGACGATGCGCCGCGGCGACGCGCCTTGGACGGTGGCAAAGCGCACGGGAATGCCGGCGCGCGCGTAAGTCTCGGGATTGCCGACGTCGCCGGGCGGCCGCGGAAAGCGCGTGTCGAGCATCAGCACGCCGAGGAAGCCGCGCGGGGCAGCCGTCATGGCACCACAGGCTCCGGCGCCGTGGCGATGGCGCTCCGGCGGTCGATCTTGCGGCTCAGCACGATGGAGGTCTGCGTCTGGTGGATGCCGTCGAGCTGGCCGAGCTGGTCCAGCAGCACGTCGAGTTTTTCGGGCGTTTCGCAGCGCAGGAAGACCATGTAGTCGAACTGGCCGCTCACGGCCGAGAGCTCTTCCACCTCCGGCAGGCGCTCGAGCGCGCGGATCACCGCCGGCGCGCTTCTCGCGTCGACGCTGATGCCGCAGATCGCGCACACCGCGGCATGCGCGAGCTTCTGTCCGAGGCGCACGCCGTAGCCCGCGACGACGCCATCGCGCTCGAGCCGTGCGATGCGCGCGACCACGGTGGTGCGCGCGATCTTGAGCTTGCGCGCCAGGTTGGCGGCCGGTTCGCGGGCGTTGGCCTGCAGCAGGCTCAACAGGTGGCGGTCGAGATCATCCAGTCGTCCATCCATCGCACGGTCTCCTCGAATTCGAGTGGTTTGACCGGGATGCTAAGGCAGCGCGCGCAGGAACACGCCTCGGCCCTGCCGCGGCGGTGCCCGCGCGGGGCGTTCAGGCTTCGGCGAGCTCCTTGTGCGCGGGGCTGGACGCGCCCACGCCGAGGCCGTGGAAGTAGTGCCCCACGCGCGTCGCAAGAAAAGCCTCGAGCGGCGCCTGCTCCTGCCGCACGAAGCCCGCGCACGGCAGCTTGCCCTGCAGCACCAGTTCGAGCACGCCGACCACGCCGGCTGCCGTGGTGAGCTCGATGGCGGTGCGCGCCTTGCCGCGCAGCGTGGCGCCGAAGACGCGGCCTACGCGGGTTTCCTGCTCGAAACGGCCGCTGCGCAGGCCCGAGGCCGATGCGAACACGATGACAACGTCCTCGCGGCTGTGCGGCACCGCGTGCTCGAGCACCTGGCGCAGCAGGTCGCGCCGCTCGATCAGGCGCAGGTCGTGCAGCAGGAAGTTCATCGCGTCGCGATGGCCCGGATAGCGGATGGTCTTGTAGTCGAGGTTGCGCACCTTGCCGTGCAGCGTCTCGCACAGGGTGCCCAGGCCGCCCGAGGTGTTGAAGGCCTCGAAGGCTTCCGCATCGAGCGTGAAGGTCTCGTGGCCCTCCATCGGCTGTACCGAAACGAGCTGGCCGTTGACGATCGCATCGCAGGCGTTGCAGTACTCGTTGATGACGCCGTCGATGCTCCAGGTGAAGTTGTAGCGCAGGCTGTTGGTGGCATTGCGGGTCAGCGCGCCGACGCGAAGGCGCAGGTCGTAGAGCGCATCGAAGTCGCCCGCGAGATGGCTGCCGAGCATGCCGACCACGCCGGGCGCGAGGCCGCTCTGCGGCATCAGCACCGAGGTGGCCTCGCGAGAGAGCTCGCGGATGGCATGCGTTGCCGCCACGTCTTCCGTGAGGTCGAAGTAGTGCACGCCCAGCCGCGCGGCCTGCGTCGCCACGCGCGCGGCCAGGAAGAAGGGCAGTGCGTTGATGACCACGGTGTGCGATGCGAGTTCGCGCGCCAGCGCGGCATCGTCCTGCACGTCCAGCAGGATCTGCCGCACCAGCGGATCGCCCGACAGCTTGCCCGCGCACTGGTCGGCCAGCGTCACGGGCACGCGGTGGTACTCGGCCACCATGTCGGCCACGGTGCTGCCCACCTTGCCGGCGCCCAGGACCAGGACGTTCTCGAGTTGTAGCTGCTTCGACATTTTTTTCTCCAGCGGGGCAGACGGCCCCGTGAAGAAAAATGTAGAAGCGAAGGCTGGCAGTTGCCAGCGCGCAGAACGTCGAAATCGCCGGTGCTTTCGACGCTTCGACCAAGGTGGCTGACGTTACGACGCAGCGGCGACCGCTCGGCCAGGATGCAGGGGCCGCCTGCTTACTGGCCCTGCGCGCGGAACGCGGCCTCGCCGGCATCCGACACCTCGACCCATGTCTTGTCGGGTGCCGTCTCGGCGGCGTAGTTGTCGTGCCAGTTCCACCACTTGTAGGTCGGCGTCTGAGGATAGCCCGGGGGCGAGTGCTCCCAGACTTCCTGCCGGCCAAGCGGCGTGATGTCCAGGTAGTTCCAGGTGCCGCCCATCTGCTCGTCGCCGCGGTTGTTGACGAAGTAGGTGCGGTACACGCGGTCGCCGTCGCGGTAGAACACGTTGGTGCCGTGCCACTCGTCGACGCCGAAGTCGGCATCGAAGCCGTCCGTGAGGGTGAACCACGGAATCTCCCAACCCATGCGCGCCTTCAGCCGTGCGATGTCCGCCTGCGGCGCCCGCGAGACGAAGACGAGCGTGGTGTCGCGCGCGTTCAGGTGGGCCAGGTGCGCCACCTGGTCGGCCACCATCGAGCAGCCGCGGCAGGCGTGGTCGGGCCAGCCGAACACGCCGGGCTCGAAGAAGGCGCGGTAGACGATCAACTGGCGCCGGCCTTCGAACAGCGCGGGCAGGCTGGCCCTGCCCGCGGGCCCTTCGAAGGCGTACGATTTTTCCACCGCCGTCCACGGCATGCGCCGGCGTTCGGCGGCCAGCGCATCGCGTGCGCGGCTCTGGGCTTTTTCCTTCACAAGCAGTTGCGCATGGGCGGCCTGCCATGCCTCGGCGGACACCACGGGTGGGGTCTGCATGGCGGGCTGGCGGCCGTTCGCTTCGGTATCGGCTAGGGTGCTCATCGCTGGAATCTCCGGGTTGGGCGAAGGCCGGCGCGCGGTTGCGGCGCGCGATGCCATTCGGTGCTTGCTCATCGCTCGTTGCCGAGCCGGGAAAGACAGTTTGATGCGGCAGGCCGAAGACCGGGAGTAACAAGTTTGGCGGGATTGCCGGGGCGCGGATGCCCGCGGCTGGCGACAATCGGCAAGCTATGAAGACCATCTCCTATGGCGTGCTCATCTTCAACGAGCAGGGCCAGCTTCTGCTGGCCCATGCAACGGGACAGAAGCACTGGGACATTCCGAAGGGCGGCGCCGAAGCGGGCGAGTCCGCGCGCGACGCGGCCCTTCGCGAGGTCCAGGAAGAAACCGGCATCGAACTGGACGCGGATTCGCTGCAGGAGCTCGGCCGCATGCCGTACCTGGCGCGCAAGGACCTGCACCTGTTCCGCGTCGTCCTGCACACCCGCGACTGCGACATCGCGGCGTGCCGCTGCACCAGCTTCTTTCCCCACCATGCCTCGGGCGCGATGACACCGGAGGTCGACCAGTTCCGTTGGGTGGACATCGCGGACATCCCGGCCCATGCCGCAAAGTCGATGACCGCGCTGCTGCGCAAGCTGCCCGGTTTCGAGGCCATGCGGCCCGGCACCGCCGGATGAAGAAGCGTGCCCGGGGCGCTGCGCTCTGCTACGATTTGCCCACGGGAACACAGCCTCCCGTTCTTCAAGGTCAGACGGTGTCCCGTCCAAGCGCTGGTGACTCACAACGAAAGCCGTTTCGTGGACACCGCCTTGCCTGACGCACCCTTCGCATCCCTCGCGCCTTCTGCGCGCCTGCCCATCGCCTCGATCAAGGAGGCGCGATGAGTGCCACGCCCTTGTCCCGCCCCGCGAAAGGCCTCGCGCGCCTCTTGCCTGCCGGTGTCGATCCTGCCGCCTTGCCGCTGCTTGCCGCGCGCGGGCTGCGCGCCTTCGGCGACGGGTACATGGCCGTGCTGCTGCCCGCGTACCTGCTTTCGATCGGACTCGGAACGCTCGAGGTCGGGATCGTCAGCACCGCCACGATGCTGGGCTCCGCGCTGGCCACGCTCGCAGTGGGCGCCTGGGGCTATCGGTTCGCGGGCGGACGGCTTCTCCGGGCTGCGGCCTTGCTGATGGCCGCCACGGGCCTTGGCTTTGCGGGCCTTTCGTCGTTCTGGCCCTTGCTGGTCGTCGCGCTGGTCGGCACGCTCAATCCCAGCTCGGGCGACGTCAGCGTGTTTCTTCCGCTCGAGCATGCGCGCCTGGCCGCAGCGGCGCAGGGCCATGCGCGCACGGCGCTGTTCGCGCGCTACAGCCTGCTGGGTGCATTGTGCGCAGCCATCGGCGCGCTGGCCGCTGCCGTGCCCGACTGGCTGGTGCGCCACGGGCTGGCGCGGCCCGACGCGCTGCGCGGCATGTTCGTGGTCTACGCGTTGATCGGGCTCGCCGTCTTCTGGCTCTACCGGAACATGCCGGGCGATGCCGGTGGCGGCCACGCCGGCGCTGTGCCTGTGGCGCCCGCACCGCTCGGGCCATCGCGCCGCGTCGTGGTGCGGCTGGCCGCGCTCTTCAGCGTCGATGCGTTTGCCGGCGGGCTGATGGTCAATTCGCTGATGTCGCTGTGGCTGCTGGAGCGCTTCGGCTTCTCGCTGGCCCAGGCCGGCGTGTTCTTCTTCTGGACCGGCCTGCTCGGCGCGGCTTCGCAGTTGGCCGCACCGGTGGTCGCGCGGCGCATCGGCCTGCTCAACACCATGGTCTTCACCCACCTGCCGGCCAACGTCTGCCTGGTGCTGGCCGCGCTGGCGCCGAACCTGCCGCTCGCGCTCGGCCTGCTGATGGTTCGCAGCGCACTGTCCTCGATGGACGTGCCCACGCGCACTGCCTATGTGATGGCGGTCGTGACGCCGGCCGAACGCAGCGCCGCGGCGAGCTTCACGGCCGTGCCGCGCAGCCTGGCCGCGGCCATCAGCCCGACGCTCAGCGGCGCGCTTTTTGCGGCCGGGTGGATCTCGCTGCCGCTCATTGCCTGCGGACTGCTGAAGATCACCTACGACCTCGCGCTGTGGCGGGCCATGCGGCGGGACAGGATCGATGAGGCGTGAGCTGCGGCAGCCCGGATGCACAGGCGCATCGTCACACCCGCGACCGGCGCGGCGCCCTCGCTGCGCTATACCGCGGACTTGCCCATTGCCCGTGTACGTCCAAGGAAGCTCGAATGAAATATTACCTCTGCAAGTTCTTGCCGCCGCGCGCCGATTTCCTCGCGACGATGACGCCCGCGGAACTCGAGCTGATGAAAGCCCATGGCGCCTTCCTGAACGACCTGCTCGGCAAGGGCGTGGTGGTCGCGCACGGGCCGGTGGACGATCCGGCCGGCGGGTGGGGCCTGTCGCTCTACCAGGTCGGCGACGACGAGGACATGCAGGCCCTGACCTCGCAGGATCCGATGGTGGTGGCCGGCGGCGCACGCTACGAGATCCTCCCCATGCGCCATCTGCGTTCGGCAGGCTGATCCTCTTCGGGTCACGCCTCGGTCCACTTGCGGGACGGGCCGCAACGCTGTAGAACGATGGTGTTAGCCGTCCGATCGCCCGGGGCCATGCCGCCGGGCCGTTCGCAGGTGGAAGGAGGTGAAGCATGTTGGCAGCCGAATGCGCGTGGGTGATCCTGCGCGCCGAGCACGCTCGCACACGGGAGCTGCTGGCCCGGCTCGATGCGGTCTCGAAACCGCATGAGGATGGCCCCTGCATCCACCGGCGCGCCGGCACCGCCATCCGGGTCATCGAGCGGCTCCAGGCCTTCGAGGAAGCGACGCACCGTCCCAAGGGCGTGGTCATGCTCGACATGCTGCGCGGCAGGTCGGACGAGGCCGACGAGCTGCTCGAACAGCTCGACGCGGAGAGCGAGCGCTGCGGCCGCCTGCTCTTGCAAGCCAAGGCGAAGCTCAAGCTTGCAGAGACCGGCGACACCGGTGCGGCCCTGGAGGCCGAGGCCCTGTTGCGGCAGCACCGCCAGGTCATGTACACGCACCTCGACAAGGAAGACACGCTGCTGCACTCGCATACGGCGCTGCTGCTCACGCCGGAAGAATGGGCCAAGGTGGTCTCGTCGATCTCCAAGCAGGTGCGCGCCGCCAAAGATCGCGACCACCGGCGGCCACAGCGCCACGTGCACGCTGCCAAACCCGCGCCCTGAGCCGAGGCCGGAAGGCGCCGCGGCGCACCCCTAGGGGTTTGCCCCGAACCGCCGGTCCGGCGCGGCGGACTGCCGCGCCGCCACTCATCCGGATCTCCGGCGCGGCACCCGTTCCATCCGGGCCCCGCTCCTCGTGAAATCAACGACTTAGCGCGCGTTGCGCGCCACGCGCCGCGTGGCACATCGATTGCTGTGTACCAGGGCTGACCCCTTCGCCCGATGCGGGTTGCGGCCATGACACAGGAGACAAACCGATGAGCACCATGGGTGACCTTGACCCCACGGAAACTGGCGAGTGGATCGACGCGCTGGGCGCGGTCCAGCAACACCGCGGCAGCGAACGTACGAACTTTCTGTTGAACCGCCTCGTCGACGAGGGCCGCCGCGACGGCGTGTACGTGCCGCGTTCGCTGAACACGGCCTACAAGAACACCATCCCGCCGGAGAAGGAAGAAAAGTCCACCGGCAACCGCGAGATCGAGCACCGCCTGCGCTCGATCATCCGCTGGAACGCGATGGCGATCATCCTGCGCGCCAACAAGGACTCGTCGGAGCTCGGCGGCCACATCGCGAGCTTCCAGTCGGCGGCCACGCTCTACGACATCGGCTTCGGCCACTTCTGGCATGCGGCCACCGACACGCACGGCGGCGACCTGCTGTTCATCCAGGGCCACAGCTCGCCCGGCATCTATGCGCGCGCTTTTCTCGAAGGACGCCTGAGCGAGCAGCAGTTGCTCAACTACCGGCAGGAGTCCGACGGCAACGGCATTCCGTCGTACCCGCACCCCTGGCTCATGCCCGACTTCTGGCAGTTCCCCACCGTGTCGATGGGGCTCGGCCCGCTGATGGCGATCTACCAGGCGCGCTTTCTCAAGTACCTGCATGGCCGCGGCCTCGCCGACACGGCGCCGCGCAAGGTCTGGGCCTTCATGGGCGACGGCGAGATGGACGAGCCCGAGTCGCTCGGCGCCATCTCGCTCGCGGGCCGCGAGAGCCTGGACAACCTGGTGTTCGTCATCAACTGCAACCTGCAGCGCCTCGATGGCCCGGTGCGCGGCAACGGCAAGATCGTGCAGGAGCTCGAAAGCGTGTTCCGCGGCGCCGGATGGAACGTCATCAAGGTGCTCTGGGGCAGCGGCTGGGACGCGCTGCTGGCCAAGGACAAGAGCGGCAAGCTCCTGCAGCGCATGGAAGAGTGCGTGGACGGCGAGTACCAGGACTTCAAGAGCAAGAGCGGCGCCTACGTGCGCGAGCATTTCTTCGGCAAGTACGACGAGACCAAGGCGCTGGTCGCCGACATGAGCGACGACGAGATCTGGGGCCTCACGCGCGGCGGCCACGACCCCGAGAAGGTCTTCGCCGCGTATGCCGCGGCCGTCAAGCACAAGGGCCAGCCCACGCTGATCCTGCCCAAGACCGTGAAGGGCTACGGCATGGGCGAATCCGGCGAAGGCCAGATGATCGCGCACCAGGCCAAGAAGATGACGCAGGACGCGCTGCGCGGGTTCCGCGACCGCTTCCAGATCCCGGTGTCGGACGAAGAGCTGCCCAACGTGCCGTTCATCCAGCTGGCCGAGGACAGCCCCGAGATGAAGTACCTGCGCGAGCGCCGCGCGGCGCTCGGCGGCTACCTGCCGCAGCGCCGCCGCAAGTCGACCGCGCTGGAGATTCCGCCGCTTTCCACCTTCGAGCGCCTGCTCAAGGACACCGGCGAGCGCGAGATCTCGACCACCATGGCCTTCGTGCAGATGCTCGGCACGCTGGTGCGCGACAAGCAGATCGGCAAGCACGTGGTGCCCATCGTGCCCGACGAGTCGCGCACCTTCGGCATGGAAGGCATTGTTCCGCCAGCTGGGCATCTGGTCGTCGCTCGGCCAGCTGTACAAGCCGCAGGACGCGGACCAGCTCATGTACTACCGCGAGTCGAAGGACGGGCAGGTGCTGCAGGAAGGCATCAACGAGGGCGGCGCGATGTCCAGCTGGATCGTCGCGGCCACCTCGTACAGCACGAACAACGTGCCGATGATCCCGTTCTACATCTACTACTCGATGTTCGGCCTGCAGCGCGTGGGCGACCTGGCCTGGCTGGCCGGCGACATGCGGGCGCGCGGCTTCCTGCTGGGCGGCACCGCGGGGCGCACCACGCTCAATGGCGAAGGCCTGCAGCACGAGGACGGCCACAGCCACATCCTGGCCGGCACCATTCCCAATTGCGTTTCGTACGACCCGACCTTCGCCTACGAGGTGGTGGCCATCGTGCGCGACGGCATGCGCCGCATGTACGCCGAGCAGGAGGACGTGTACTACTACATCACCCTCATGAACGAGAACTACCCGCACCCTGGCATGCCCGAGGGCAGCGAGGCGGGCATTCTCAAGGGGCTCTACCAGCTCAGTGACGGCGGCAAGACGCCGAAGAAGGGCCACCGCGTGCAGCTCATGGGCAGCGGCACCATCCTGCGCGAGGTGATGTTCGCGGCCGAGCTGCTGAAGGCCGACTTCGGCATTGCCGCCGACGTGTGGAGCGCCACCAGCTACAACGAGCTGCGCCGCGACGGCATGGCCACCGAGCGCTGGAGCCGGCTGCACCCGACCGAGCCCGCGCGCAAGAGCCATGTCGAGAAATGCCTCGAAGGTCACGACGGCCCCGTCATCGCGGCCACCGACTACATGCGCAACTACGCCGACCAGGTGCGCGAGTACGTGCAGGCCGCGGGCCGGCGCTACACCGTGCTGGGCACCGACGGGTTCGGGCGCAGCGACTACCGCCGCAAGCTGCGCCGCTTCTTCGAGGTCGACCGCTGGCATGTGGCCGTGGCCGCGCTCAAGGCGCTGGCCGACGACGGCGTGATCAAGCATGCCGTGGTGGCCGAGGCCATCGCCAAGTACGGGCTCGATGCCGAGCGCGCAGCCCCCTGGACCGTCTGAGGCAGTACCCATGAGCAACGCAATCGACATCAAGGTTCCCGACATCGGCGACTTCAGCGACGTCCCGGTCATCGAGATCTTCGTCAAGCCCGGCGACACGGTGAAGGCCGAGGACCCGCTGGTCTCGCTCGAATCCGACAAGGCGACGATGGAGGTGCCCGCGCCGCGCGGCGGCGTGGTCGAGTCCATCTCGGTGAAGCTGGGCGACAAGGTCAGCGAAGGCAGCGTCATCATGACCTTCAAGGCCGAGGGCGGTGCTGCGGCCCTCGCACCGGTCGAAGCCGCCAAGCCCATCGTGAGCGCCGCGCCCGCGGCCACCAACGCGCCGGCCGGCGTGGCCGAGGTGCGCGTGCCCGACATCGGCGACTTCAAGGACGTGCCGGTCATCGAGATCTTCGTGAAGGTCGGCGACACGGTGAAGGCCGAAGACCCGATC
This window contains:
- a CDS encoding substrate-binding domain-containing protein produces the protein MSSSCPTDLARAACAALLALLCAQEPVAAGMPAALRVCAEPDNLPYSREDQSGFENRIARLLADDLGLPLQYAWLPDRRGFVRKTLGANACDVVIGVPAGDERLLTTRPYYRSTYVFVQHDTGATASRGLRSFDDARLPALRIGVQLVGNNLAATPPGHVLARHDAVRHVVGFTVAGEAPPAQRMVDAVARGELDAAVVWGPQAGYFASRATPPLRITPAAAPADPDLPFAFSIAMGVRKGDRAMKARLDDFIARRGADIDRILDDHAVPRMPLAQPEQP
- a CDS encoding methanol/ethanol family PQQ-dependent dehydrogenase, whose amino-acid sequence is MRSHNHTQKHSAGWTGLLAGGLLPFAMAFAQPAAPADTPPPGEGEWTMAAGDPASTRFSPLAQITAANVSKLQPAFTFSTGVVRGHEAAPLVVGGTMYIVGPYPNVLFALDLTQPGAPLKWKFEPKPDAGSQGVACCDQVNRGAAYADGRVFFNTLDNQTIAVDAASGTELWRAKLGDIRAGETMTMAPLVVKGKVLVGNSGGEFGVRGWLTALDAATGKIAWRAWSTGPDSDVLIGPQFKSFYAQDRGKDLGVSSWPPGAWKIGGGNVWGWISYDPGLDLIYYGTGNPGPWNPEQRPGDNRWTAGIFARRPDTGEAVWFYQFSPHDLHDYDGVNENILIDAEVGGKARKVLVHPDRNGHVYVMDRASGEVLSAQPFVKVTTSSGVDLKTGRLRYDPTKEPKVGKTIRGICPASPGAKDWQPSAYSPRTRLVYIPHQNLCQDSQSSQVSYIAGTPYVGTEARMYGGPGGHRGRFTAWDPVAGKARWSKEENFPVWSGALATAGDVVFYGTMDGWFKALDAHTGAVRWEFKTDSGIIGQPVSYRGPDGKQYVAVLSGVGGWAGAVVSGDLDARDGTAALGFANAMKDLPTATRKGGKLYVFKLPD
- a CDS encoding cytochrome c oxidase assembly protein, whose translation is MPPVMPPTGSRRIARAALLLLLLLAPPLAGAHAPQPADAPVAAIGWSFEPWVLACLGASLLLYAAGLFRLWRKAGAGRGLGMARAASFGAGWLALVVALVSPLDALGGHLFSAHMVQHEVLMILAAPLLVIGRPLAVWTWALPMAWRAPAGRFVRLPAVAATWDVLTCAPVAWALHGLALWVWHLPPFFEAALQSPGVHTLQHASFLVTALLFWWPPLGGASRAGHGSSMLYLFTTMVHTGALGALLTFSTVPWYPAYGASTPALGFDLLEDQRLGGLIMWVPAGLAYLVVALAAAARLLQGDAPAHSAPGAMPPR
- a CDS encoding aspartate/glutamate racemase family protein, whose protein sequence is MTAAPRGFLGVLMLDTRFPRPPGDVGNPETYARAGIPVRFATVQGASPRRIVEQADPRLIQPFIEAAVRLAADGASMITTSCGFLAAYQALLSDAVPVPVVTSSLLQVRRHAHPGIVTFDAHSLTPRILQAAGVPEGTPVAGLRPGCELHRRILNDDTVLDLAEAQRNVVEAAMRLVEADPTVEHIVLECTNMPPYRQSVAAATGRQVHDIETLILETWSALDALQNRPS
- a CDS encoding Lrp/AsnC family transcriptional regulator, which gives rise to MDGRLDDLDRHLLSLLQANAREPAANLARKLKIARTTVVARIARLERDGVVAGYGVRLGQKLAHAAVCAICGISVDARSAPAVIRALERLPEVEELSAVSGQFDYMVFLRCETPEKLDVLLDQLGQLDGIHQTQTSIVLSRKIDRRSAIATAPEPVVP
- a CDS encoding saccharopine dehydrogenase C-terminal domain-containing protein, which codes for MSKQLQLENVLVLGAGKVGSTVADMVAEYHRVPVTLADQCAGKLSGDPLVRQILLDVQDDAALARELASHTVVINALPFFLAARVATQAARLGVHYFDLTEDVAATHAIRELSREATSVLMPQSGLAPGVVGMLGSHLAGDFDALYDLRLRVGALTRNATNSLRYNFTWSIDGVINEYCNACDAIVNGQLVSVQPMEGHETFTLDAEAFEAFNTSGGLGTLCETLHGKVRNLDYKTIRYPGHRDAMNFLLHDLRLIERRDLLRQVLEHAVPHSREDVVIVFASASGLRSGRFEQETRVGRVFGATLRGKARTAIELTTAAGVVGVLELVLQGKLPCAGFVRQEQAPLEAFLATRVGHYFHGLGVGASSPAHKELAEA
- a CDS encoding DUF899 domain-containing protein, yielding MSTLADTEANGRQPAMQTPPVVSAEAWQAAHAQLLVKEKAQSRARDALAAERRRMPWTAVEKSYAFEGPAGRASLPALFEGRRQLIVYRAFFEPGVFGWPDHACRGCSMVADQVAHLAHLNARDTTLVFVSRAPQADIARLKARMGWEIPWFTLTDGFDADFGVDEWHGTNVFYRDGDRVYRTYFVNNRGDEQMGGTWNYLDITPLGRQEVWEHSPPGYPQTPTYKWWNWHDNYAAETAPDKTWVEVSDAGEAAFRAQGQ